From Diadema setosum chromosome 5, eeDiaSeto1, whole genome shotgun sequence, the proteins below share one genomic window:
- the LOC140228909 gene encoding uncharacterized protein: MTQLKEFLDWFIAFRDPREIWANHQSFLIAEITYHILAVLLVAHAFRHGGRFAWYLLAIFIHGLVVESISYILPDIDNFWHAQGTVMLLAKRLPTYIICVYYMFMYPSFVAVSRLRLPTWSEPFAHALVTVLLDIPYDIMGIKNMWWTWHDTDPNIYDRYYWVPITSFFFWATFMCSHNFLFFAVPRWFGSKAGKYESNSMFVELVSAAVAGIFAFPLGTIQFIIIYHIPHDLYGVPTGICLGVLFAIYILMVWIGDRNPGEGARPFGKHGGAPLFDNIGIAVTVHYLLYIILVFFTTPASYQSIGLHEETGNCQDTTSMYTALGKIVHKKKYLCTSNYDEAYFDWHCLPGQRPPQDYSRWYTICGNDYPNHFEYCMLVTAHALFGLLVFYQMLSRSGKNIDPSKMYKLKTK; encoded by the exons ATGACGCAATTGAAAGAG TTTCTGGATTGGTTCATCGCCTTCCGTGATCCCCGTGAAATATGGGCCAACCACCAAAGCTTTCTAATAGCAGAGATAACCTACCACATTCTTGCTGTTCTGCTTGTCGCCCATG CCTTCAGACATGGCGGTCGTTTTGCTTGGTATTTGCTGGCCATTTTCATACATGGGCTGGTGGTGGAATCCATAAGTTACATCCTGCCGGACATCGACAACTTCTGGCATGCCCAGGGCACAGTTATGCTTCTTGCAAAGAGACTGCCAACCTACATCATCTGCGTTT ATTACATGTTTATGTATCCATCGTTTGTGGCAGTTTCTCGTCTTCGGCTCCCTACTTGGTCGGAACCATTTGCCCATGCTTTAGTAACTGTTCTGCTTG ACATTCCCTATGACATTATGGGGATCAAGAATATGTGGTGGACGTGGCATGACACTGACCCCAACATCTATGACCGCTACTACTGGGTTCCCATCACCAGTTTCTTCTTCTGGGCCACCTTCATGTGCAGCCACAACTTCCTCTTCTTTGCTGTCCCGCGCTGGTTTGGGAGCAAGGCTGGCAAATATGAAAGTAACTC CATGTTCGTGGAGCTGGTCAGTGCAGCAGTGGCAGGAATTTTTGCATTTCCCCTGGGAACCATCCAGTTTATCATCATCTATCATATCCCCCATGACCTGTACGGTGTGCCAACCGGGATCTGCCTGGGAGTGCTCTTTGCCATCTATATCTTGATGGTCTGGATTGGGGACAGGAACCCAGGGGAAGGTGCGAGACCATTTGGAAAGCACG GTGGTGCTCCACTCTTCGATAATATTGGCATTGCCGTGACTGTCCACTACCTGCTGTACATCATTCTGGTATTCTTTACCACTCCTGCATCCTACCAATCGATTGGACTCCACGAAGAAACGGGGAACTGCCAGGATACCACCTCCATGTACACTGCCTTAGGGAAG ATTGTCCACAAGAAGAAGTACTTGTGCACTTCAAACTATGATGAGGCCTACTTTGATTGGCACTGCCTCCCGGGGCAACGTCCTCCCCAG GACTATTCACGATGGTACACCATCTGTGGCAATGACTACCCAAACCACTTTGAGTACTGCATGTTGGTGACAGCTCACGCTCTCTTTGGATTGCTGGTCTTCTATCAGATGCTGAGTCGGTCTGGAAAGAACATTGATCCGTCCAAAATGTACAAATTGAAGACCAAGTAG